One Hippoglossus stenolepis isolate QCI-W04-F060 chromosome 22, HSTE1.2, whole genome shotgun sequence DNA segment encodes these proteins:
- the LOC118101779 gene encoding uncharacterized protein LOC118101779: MEALLPLLMFFTVPGYSYVLQPKSTVTQIAGLDRDHQSELRGIFISAEERGNGGKREQRSEGVSPETNPVRTPVKREMPVEERGEDGLKMDRNQGYEKGIKERRNAPKSNPKNWLQVKSHNTGTQEEEKYDDTDVKFEQTEKPRQELVEEERKSKLVAGISDYYDRRGDAREDEKIITSEKRGNEEREEQGEDVKNAKNNEWKERQREDHILVPLLRTAPAQVESVSAAINTLTQIPPRRNHHNLAPLVPVTPTLVPPISSLPSTPYAKTSPQLFPPVVFIHNPSVSTVVPGEVRSVSPVEDLLFEEMKTPGYHLKQNQEVKAGPNVAQEIHTVVQPESEITPSAQEATPKPKEAEDLSTKEPNRTPKSNENISTAKLVNFTHKPNMTQATGKPGSDKLMENDTKLAVKQNKSSLSRPPVTEPSARPRLATARTPSTRPTKINRSSKNKKVRKSKDKKRKKDNKTNKTPSERKKKVTAPTSFPYFLDNYCPPECACYGRVVQCSDKGVGKVPYGIPYNARYVLLMNNHIDSIQLDLLNEYVSMEFLVLSNNRLTDGAIEGAFEGVPALKRLYLDRNLLESIPTDLPFSLEELRLDNNHVGVMSEAAWARCPGLLVLSLSNNSLGNRSESLANAVLSPLCNLRTLNLNHNQLTLVPMGLPLSIKELYLKGNLIEQFRAGAFNGISELVVLDLSANRLTNKGLLRESLLNTTSLESLNLEGNRLKQVPRHLPRSLKTLNLEGNLISSIKKAAFSTVKNLEHLGLARNKIFKVAIGAFRMLPVLHQLDLCHNTLRQVPRQLPQGLHSVALTHNKIQSVPRDAFCWGNKSLSPSRLVQVQLEHNLIDMGKLDAQAFRCLRGFQVVHFY, translated from the exons ATGGAAGCACTCTTACCCCTGCTCATGTTCTTCACAGTACCTGGATATTCATATGTTCTGCAACCAA AATCGACCGTGACACAGATCGCTGGGCTGGACAGAGACCACCAGTCTGAGTTGAGAGGTATTTTTATATcggcagaggagaggggaaatgGGGggaagagggagcagaggagtgaaggagtgagtCCAGAGACGAACCCCGTGAGGACGCCTGTCAAGAGGGAAATgcctgtggaggagagaggagaagatgggcTGAAAATGGACAGAAATCAAGGATATGAGAAAGGAATCAAGGAGAGGCGGAATGCCCCAAAGTCAAACCCCAAAAACTGGTTACAAGTGAAAAGTCATAACACAGggacacaagaagaagaaaaatatgatgACACAGATGTGAAATTTGAGCAAACGGAGAAGCCGAGACAAGAACtagtggaagaggagagaaaaagcaaGCTGGTTGCAGGGATTAGTGATTATTATGACAGAAGAGGAGACGCTCGTGAGGATGAAAAGATAATTACatcagagaaaagaggaaacgaggaaagagaagaacagGGGGAGGACGTTAAAAATGCAAAGAATAATGAATGGAAggaaagacaaagggaagaTCACATACTAGTTCCTCTGTTAAGAACAGCCCCTGCACAAGTGGAATCAGTGTCTGCAGCAATTAACACTCTGACTCAAATTCCTCCTCGTCGTAATCATCATAATCTCGCTCCACTAGTTCCGGTTACACCCACACTGGTTCCTCCAATCTCTTCCCTCCCTTCCACCCCTTACGCAAAAACTAGTCCCCAACTTTTTCCTCCTGTCGTCTTTATTCACAATCCCTCGGTCTCAACTGTGGTCCCTGGCGAGGTGAGGTCTGTCTCGCCGGTTGAAGATCTCCTCTTTGAGGAGATGAAAACTCCTGGATATCATCTCAAGCAGAATCAGGAAGTGAAGGCTGGTCCAAATGTAGCACAAGAAATACACACTGTCGTTCAACCAGAGAGTGAAATTACCCCCAGTGCGCAAGAAGCAACACCGAAACCCAAAGAAGCAGAAGATCTAAGCACAAAAGAACCGAATCGTACGCcaaagtcaaatgaaaacatatccaCAGCTAAACTGGTCAATTTTACACATAAACCAAACATGACACAGGCCACAGGCAAACCAGGATCAGATAAACTGATGGAAAATGACACCAAACTCGCAGTGAAGCAAAATAAATCGTCTCTTTCCAGACCACCAGTTACCGAACCTTCAGCCAGACCACGGCTGGCAACTGCCAGGACACCTTCAACGAGGCCAACGAAAATCAACAGAAGCAGTAAAAATAAGAAGGTTAGAAAGTCCAaggacaagaaaagaaaaaaggacaatAAGACCAATAAAACTCCatctgagaggaagaagaaggtcACAGCGCCAACGAGCTTTCCTTACTTTTTAGACAACTACTGTCCACCTGAGTGTGCCTGCTATGGAAG AGTGGTTCAGTGCTCAGATAAAGGTGTGGGAAAAGTTCCTTACGGCATTCCCTATAACGCCCGCTACGTCCTCCTCATGAATAACCACATCGACAGCATCCAGTTGGACCTGCTCAACGAATACGTCTCGATGGAGTTCCTTGTGTTGAGCAACAATCGGCTCACGGACGGCGCCATAGAAGGCGCCTTCGAGGGTGTCCCAGCTCTGAAACGCCTCTATCTGGACAGGAACCTCCTAGAAAGCATTCCAACGGACCTTCCATTTTCTCTCGAGGAGCTCCGTCTGGACAATAACCATGTTGGGGTGATGTCTGAGGCCGCCTGGGCCCGCTGCCCCGGCCTCTTGGTTCTGAGCCTCAGCAACAACAGCCTGGGGAACAGATCTGAATCTCTTGCTAATGCAgtgctctctcctctgtgcaACCTGCGCACTCTGAACCTGAATCACAACCAGCTGACATTGGTCCCCATGGGTTTACCGCTGTCCATCAAGGAGCTGTATCTCAAAGGGAATCTCATTGAGCAGTTCCGGGCAGGAGCCTTCAATGGAATATCAGAGCTGGTGGTGTTGGATCTGAGTGCAAACAGATTGACAAACAAAGGTCTTCTCAGGGAGTCCCTCCTAAACACAACTAGCTTGGAAAGCCTCAACCTGGAAGGGAACAGACTCAAGCAAGTGCCACGTCACCTTCCCCGCTCACTCAAAACTCTGAATCTGGAGGGAAACCTCATATCTTCCATAAAGAAAGCCGCTTTCAGCACCGTGAAAAACCTGGAACACCTGGGCTTGGCTCGGAACAAGATCTTCAAAGTTGCAATAGGTGCTTTCAGGATGTTGCCTGTCCTGC